The following proteins are encoded in a genomic region of Desulfonatronum thiodismutans:
- a CDS encoding glycosyltransferase family 2 protein has translation MKISIVTPTWNRAERLRSSLESVASQQTPPWEHIIVDNLSTDGTEELVAEYTRTAPYPVRHLREADGGIYQAMNKGIAQTTGEALHFLNDDDMLFGPDVLTSMSRCLTLTDADIVFGDVVLLDEGHKQVQSYRRHRQMNRLTLVERTITQQAIFYRRDVFSRCGTFDPRLRIAADHEWLLRAFLKHNIRGIYLKRPVAVFRIGGVSNDAASAAAHRREREEVTRKYFSSREIKAAKLFRRLVRKLPFGVAVLDLFVPLRLDVRTLREKNDSLRSDPLAWIDL, from the coding sequence ATGAAAATCTCCATCGTCACTCCCACGTGGAACCGGGCCGAACGGCTGCGTTCCTCTTTGGAAAGCGTTGCCAGCCAGCAAACACCGCCCTGGGAGCACATTATCGTGGACAACCTGTCCACCGACGGCACCGAAGAGCTGGTCGCCGAATACACACGGACGGCACCCTATCCGGTGCGCCACCTCCGGGAAGCGGACGGCGGCATCTACCAGGCCATGAACAAGGGCATCGCCCAGACAACGGGCGAGGCCCTGCATTTTCTCAACGACGACGACATGCTCTTCGGGCCGGACGTGCTGACTTCCATGAGCCGGTGCCTGACGCTTACGGACGCGGATATCGTTTTCGGGGACGTGGTTCTGCTGGACGAAGGACATAAGCAGGTCCAGAGCTATCGCCGTCACCGCCAGATGAATCGTCTGACCCTGGTGGAGCGGACCATCACCCAGCAGGCCATCTTCTATCGTCGGGACGTCTTTAGCCGGTGCGGGACATTCGATCCCAGGCTGCGCATCGCCGCGGACCACGAATGGTTGCTGCGGGCGTTTCTCAAACACAACATCCGGGGCATCTACCTGAAGCGCCCGGTGGCCGTGTTCCGCATCGGCGGCGTGTCCAACGACGCGGCATCCGCGGCGGCCCATCGTCGGGAACGGGAAGAGGTCACTCGAAAATATTTCTCCTCCCGCGAAATCAAGGCGGCCAAACTCTTTCGCCGTTTGGTGCGCAAGCTGCCCTTCGGCGTTGCGGTCCTGGACCTCTTCGTGCCGTTGCGCCTGGATGTTCGAACTCTGCGTGAAAAAAACGACTCGCTACGATCCGATCCCCTGGCCTGGATCGATCTGTGA
- a CDS encoding glycosyltransferase family 4 protein has protein sequence MSTLFFVVNQDPFDGSAHGLYCLRDCRALAETAPDDTVRLIYPGALSTALIRKRSHDQTVSEQLNCMGLSFPPNLRLHPLPALRRARGRRGVTVNAVYYWACLLFLRRRIRTGDTLASASFAGLTRFLFLRVGRERGVRRVYEVHQLAHLERGPESKAARTEQAVFKEADVLLTTTEVLRSQLQELAPGKPVVNLGLACGFDPETVSPPEPDASRPFTLAYIGSLYPEQGVQWLIGAWGEITELIHVPTRLKIAGGSPREVEALRERTAGREETVLVHGPVAPGELSVFLRDVDALIIPALNRGRMPYVAITKAYDYLGLNRPILSASLPSIAEVLRPEREALLFVPEDANGVADALARIMRDADLVRALTAHCRARRGEFTWENRSSAWWRAVQS, from the coding sequence ATGAGCACGCTCTTTTTCGTCGTCAACCAGGACCCCTTCGACGGCTCAGCCCACGGCCTGTACTGTCTGCGCGACTGCCGGGCCCTGGCCGAGACGGCTCCGGATGATACAGTGCGTCTGATCTATCCGGGGGCCTTGTCAACGGCATTAATTCGAAAACGGAGTCACGATCAAACCGTTTCAGAGCAACTCAACTGCATGGGGCTGTCCTTCCCGCCCAATCTGCGCCTGCACCCCCTGCCCGCTTTGCGCCGGGCCAGAGGCCGTCGCGGCGTAACGGTCAACGCGGTCTATTACTGGGCCTGTCTTCTGTTCCTGCGTCGCCGGATACGCACGGGGGACACACTGGCCAGCGCCAGCTTTGCCGGATTGACGCGGTTTCTGTTTCTGCGTGTGGGGCGTGAGCGGGGCGTGAGGCGGGTGTATGAAGTGCATCAGTTGGCGCATCTGGAGCGAGGTCCGGAATCCAAAGCGGCCAGGACGGAGCAGGCCGTGTTTAAAGAGGCGGACGTTCTTCTAACCACCACCGAGGTGCTCCGCAGCCAGCTTCAGGAGCTTGCTCCCGGCAAGCCCGTGGTGAATCTGGGGCTGGCCTGCGGGTTCGATCCCGAAACCGTCTCTCCACCTGAGCCGGACGCCTCCCGGCCCTTCACTCTGGCCTATATCGGCTCCCTCTACCCGGAACAGGGCGTCCAGTGGCTCATTGGGGCTTGGGGCGAAATCACGGAACTGATCCATGTTCCGACGCGACTGAAAATCGCCGGAGGAAGCCCCCGTGAGGTGGAAGCCTTGCGAGAACGGACCGCCGGGCGCGAGGAGACGGTTCTGGTCCACGGTCCCGTGGCCCCTGGAGAACTGTCCGTTTTTTTGCGGGATGTGGACGCCCTGATCATCCCGGCCCTGAACCGGGGCCGCATGCCGTACGTGGCCATCACCAAGGCCTACGACTATTTAGGATTGAACCGCCCGATTCTGTCCGCAAGCCTGCCCAGCATCGCGGAGGTGCTGCGACCGGAGCGGGAGGCGCTGCTGTTTGTCCCTGAGGACGCCAATGGAGTGGCCGATGCCCTTGCCCGGATCATGCGCGACGCGGACCTTGTCCGGGCCCTTACGGCCCATTGCCGGGCCCGCAGAGGCGAGTTCACCTGGGAAAACCGTTCTTCCGCTTGGTGGCGGGCTGTACAGTCATGA
- a CDS encoding glycosyltransferase family 9 protein: protein MKFLFIKLKHIGDSLLLTPVIRSVRAAYPQAEIWVVVRRGCEGILAGCPEIDRVLAAAAPEKNNRRPWNWAADFGLAAAVRRERFDYAFELGDGDRGRWLTLISGARRRCANSAGRPLHWWWKRTFTDFSDFWWYKSHQVEKDFHTVSDCLPTPLPLPIPSLSFAREHSRPWPPAAGLTRFAVLHPGTRWSIKRWPEQRWRYLCVGLLERVPAIVLSCGPAPEEVRLCTSLSRSAPGRIICTSGQTSWAQLAGLLHRAALFVGVDTAAMHLAAACSCPTAALFMGSSPIEWAPWQTRNVVIQPEPTDEESSRSPAERISVNMVLQACDELLRTEGRT from the coding sequence ATGAAGTTCCTGTTCATCAAGCTCAAACACATCGGGGACAGCCTGCTGCTGACACCGGTGATCCGCTCCGTCCGGGCGGCCTATCCTCAAGCCGAGATATGGGTGGTAGTGCGCCGGGGATGCGAAGGCATTCTGGCCGGATGCCCGGAAATCGACCGGGTGCTCGCCGCCGCCGCTCCGGAGAAGAACAACCGCCGTCCCTGGAACTGGGCCGCGGATTTCGGTCTGGCCGCGGCGGTGCGCCGGGAGCGTTTCGACTACGCCTTTGAATTGGGCGACGGAGACCGGGGCCGCTGGCTGACCCTGATCAGCGGGGCACGTAGACGATGCGCCAACTCCGCGGGCCGACCGCTGCACTGGTGGTGGAAACGGACGTTCACGGATTTTTCCGACTTCTGGTGGTACAAGAGCCACCAGGTGGAAAAGGATTTTCACACGGTCAGCGACTGCCTGCCCACCCCACTCCCCTTGCCCATCCCCTCCCTGTCCTTTGCCAGGGAACACTCCCGACCCTGGCCTCCGGCCGCAGGACTGACGCGCTTCGCCGTGCTCCATCCCGGAACACGATGGTCCATCAAACGCTGGCCGGAACAGCGTTGGCGATATCTCTGCGTCGGGCTTCTGGAGCGCGTCCCGGCCATCGTGCTCAGTTGCGGTCCGGCCCCGGAAGAGGTCCGATTGTGCACCTCCCTGAGCAGATCGGCTCCCGGACGAATCATCTGCACGTCCGGGCAAACCTCCTGGGCCCAATTGGCCGGACTGCTGCACAGGGCCGCCTTGTTCGTCGGCGTGGATACCGCGGCCATGCACCTCGCCGCGGCCTGCTCCTGCCCCACCGCGGCCCTGTTCATGGGTTCCAGCCCCATTGAATGGGCCCCCTGGCAAACCCGGAACGTGGTGATCCAACCGGAGCCAACGGACGAAGAGTCCTCTCGCTCACCCGCGGAAAGGATCAGCGTCAACATGGTCCTCCAGGCCTGCGATGAACTACTCCGGACCGAAGGCCGGACATGA
- a CDS encoding DUF2334 domain-containing protein, with protein MKNKHKTVHVIFRYDDFSSSSPTEMEEKIIAVFKKHDAPLIISVIPFIASQNVLNPSPQALLPLQEEKAAILRQGHKDGIIDIALHGHTHQSMHPDRRSEFVGLGRAVQLEKLTTARSYIERVVGVRPQVFVPPWNAYDHETLTALEELDFTTLSADCRGVAPKDSALSFVPFTCSLDQLQDAIIIARKSLDPQPVIVVLFHIYDFLEHDALQGKLSFGELDALLAWLTAQDDVRVVSITQAVAGGVDLGSRRLRRARMNRKLAKFFPFFFRKDCLYLHSSVIYGTISKVMAFSLVVIASAASIVYVAWKILAAPSANIVL; from the coding sequence ATGAAAAATAAACATAAAACAGTACATGTGATATTCAGATACGATGATTTTTCTTCTTCCAGTCCAACAGAAATGGAAGAGAAGATAATTGCCGTATTTAAAAAACATGATGCTCCATTGATCATAAGCGTTATCCCTTTCATCGCTTCACAAAATGTGCTCAACCCGTCTCCACAAGCACTTCTTCCTCTTCAGGAAGAGAAAGCTGCCATTCTCAGACAAGGCCACAAAGACGGCATAATCGACATTGCCCTGCATGGGCATACGCACCAATCAATGCACCCTGATCGCAGGAGCGAGTTTGTCGGCCTTGGGCGAGCGGTTCAGCTTGAAAAGCTGACCACTGCCAGGTCATACATTGAAAGGGTCGTGGGTGTTCGCCCCCAGGTGTTCGTCCCGCCTTGGAATGCCTACGATCACGAAACGCTGACAGCCCTTGAGGAACTTGACTTCACAACCCTGTCAGCAGACTGCCGCGGCGTGGCCCCGAAGGACTCGGCATTGTCCTTTGTCCCGTTCACATGTTCACTTGATCAGCTCCAGGATGCGATAATCATCGCTCGGAAGTCGTTGGATCCGCAGCCGGTCATAGTCGTTCTTTTCCATATCTACGATTTCCTCGAACACGATGCCCTGCAAGGAAAGCTGTCGTTTGGAGAGCTTGACGCGCTGCTTGCTTGGCTCACTGCGCAAGATGATGTCCGGGTCGTTTCGATTACACAGGCCGTGGCAGGAGGCGTCGACCTGGGCAGCCGTCGCTTGCGGAGAGCTAGAATGAATCGAAAATTAGCTAAGTTTTTTCCTTTTTTTTTCAGAAAGGACTGTTTATACCTCCATAGTTCAGTGATCTATGGCACAATTTCCAAGGTCATGGCTTTTTCTTTGGTTGTGATTGCATCAGCGGCATCCATTGTCTATGTCGCGTGGAAAATTTTGGCAGCCCCCTCTGCAAATATTGTATTGTGA
- a CDS encoding glycosyltransferase family 4 protein, translating into MPSRPTPLTIIHTEASDAWGGQDIRVFNEALWLRDQGHRVHLFTPAHGELFRRASEAELDCEAIPFVKRKKPVDFARLIRRFRAIRPDVVCTHSSVDSWVGLTAARFCKVPATIRYRHVSTPVRNNFMNRWQYQSLCDHVVTTARTIQDELRSTLGLSLHKVSSIPTGIAVPELPSREQARAELLKRFNLPDNALLIGQVSVLRSWKGQYVLIDAFERLAAELPDAHLLLVGGGPVMGDYSKRARESPFASRILLPGHQEDVWPIYRGLDMAVLASTKNEGIPQAGLQAMFAQCPFVGTAVGGIPEIVDNERTGLLVPPSDPEALAAAIMRVLRDPELGAAMTHNAQAMVREQYSLEQMGQRMEELMQRVVQDAGTRQNNKSCLS; encoded by the coding sequence ATGCCCTCCCGACCAACGCCGTTGACCATCATCCATACCGAAGCCTCGGACGCCTGGGGCGGGCAGGACATTCGGGTCTTCAATGAGGCGCTTTGGCTTCGGGACCAGGGGCACCGCGTGCACCTGTTCACTCCAGCCCATGGCGAGCTGTTCCGACGCGCATCAGAGGCAGAGCTGGATTGCGAAGCGATTCCCTTTGTTAAACGGAAAAAGCCGGTGGACTTTGCGCGCCTGATTCGGCGGTTTAGGGCAATCCGACCGGACGTAGTCTGCACCCACAGTAGCGTGGACAGCTGGGTGGGATTGACCGCGGCCAGGTTTTGCAAGGTGCCGGCCACGATTCGCTACCGTCATGTGAGCACCCCTGTCCGAAACAACTTCATGAACCGCTGGCAGTACCAGAGCCTGTGCGACCATGTGGTGACCACGGCCAGGACAATTCAGGACGAACTACGCAGCACCCTGGGATTATCTCTGCACAAGGTCAGCTCCATTCCCACGGGCATCGCCGTCCCGGAGCTGCCTTCGCGAGAACAGGCCCGGGCCGAGTTGCTGAAACGCTTCAACCTTCCGGACAACGCCTTGCTCATCGGCCAGGTTTCGGTCTTGCGCAGTTGGAAAGGGCAATACGTGCTCATTGATGCCTTCGAACGCTTGGCCGCTGAGCTGCCTGACGCCCACCTGCTTCTAGTGGGCGGAGGACCGGTCATGGGCGACTATTCCAAGCGCGCTCGGGAAAGCCCATTCGCCTCGCGCATCCTCCTGCCCGGCCACCAGGAAGATGTCTGGCCGATTTATCGCGGTCTGGACATGGCCGTTCTGGCCAGCACGAAAAATGAAGGCATCCCTCAAGCCGGGCTGCAAGCCATGTTCGCGCAGTGTCCCTTCGTCGGCACGGCCGTCGGTGGAATCCCGGAAATCGTCGATAACGAGCGCACCGGACTGCTCGTCCCACCCAGCGATCCGGAAGCCCTGGCCGCGGCGATCATGAGGGTTCTGCGTGACCCCGAGCTTGGAGCGGCCATGACGCACAACGCCCAGGCAATGGTCCGGGAGCAATACTCCCTGGAGCAGATGGGTCAAAGGATGGAGGAACTGATGCAAAGGGTCGTGCAAGACGCAGGCACCAGACAGAACAACAAGAGCTGTTTGTCGTAG
- a CDS encoding pentapeptide repeat-containing protein, producing MLRSALFLVCLLVATSPALAQQVIDNCTLQPYTRCPGVNLQGANLSGINLQGAYFKNANFTNANLTNANFIDTYLDGAKMDGATLTGANFSKAIWPDGRVCAFGSIGQCN from the coding sequence ATGCTCAGATCAGCCTTATTCCTTGTTTGCCTTCTCGTCGCAACGTCTCCGGCGCTTGCGCAGCAGGTCATCGACAACTGCACCCTGCAACCCTATACGAGATGTCCCGGGGTGAACCTCCAAGGCGCCAATCTATCCGGAATCAATCTCCAGGGAGCCTATTTTAAAAATGCCAATTTCACCAATGCCAACCTCACCAATGCCAACTTCATCGACACGTACCTGGATGGGGCAAAAATGGACGGAGCAACACTGACCGGCGCCAATTTCAGCAAGGCCATCTGGCCCGATGGACGGGTCTGCGCCTTCGGGTCCATCGGACAGTGCAACTAA
- a CDS encoding RT0821/Lpp0805 family surface protein gives MKMHSTRKTLAILAVLALLAAGCGSTQGGSAPINQIGGGLLGGIGGGIAGAQIGAGSGRVAAIIGGTILGAALGTYVGGYMDRMDQQQVSRTLETQPTGQTSQWKNPDTGNRFNVTPVNTFQRPDGQYCREFVTQVEVGGKTEQAYGTACRMPDGSWKVQ, from the coding sequence ATGAAAATGCATTCAACGCGTAAAACATTGGCGATTTTAGCTGTATTGGCGTTGCTGGCCGCTGGTTGCGGCAGCACCCAGGGTGGCAGCGCACCAATCAACCAGATCGGTGGAGGTCTGCTCGGCGGGATCGGCGGCGGCATTGCCGGCGCGCAGATCGGCGCGGGCAGCGGGAGGGTCGCGGCAATCATCGGCGGGACCATCCTCGGCGCGGCCCTGGGTACCTATGTGGGCGGCTACATGGACCGCATGGATCAGCAGCAGGTCAGCCGCACCCTGGAAACGCAACCCACCGGACAGACATCCCAGTGGAAAAATCCGGACACCGGCAATCGCTTCAACGTCACCCCCGTGAACACCTTTCAGCGCCCCGACGGTCAATATTGCCGGGAATTTGTGACCCAGGTCGAAGTAGGCGGCAAGACGGAACAGGCGTACGGTACCGCCTGCCGCATGCCGGACGGCTCCTGGAAGGTCCAGTAG
- a CDS encoding NAD(P)H-dependent glycerol-3-phosphate dehydrogenase yields MQTAVFGGGSWGTTLANLLAHKHGSARLWVREKELASLIRAKRRNPWYLPDLELAPGLTASDDFAQVTDGADFFLFVVPSQFYGGVLKTVREFLPKKPMIISASKGIALETLRTMSEVTEDALIGLKPVFAMLSGPSFAKEVSKGMPTAVTLGCKDKAAAKSIQDLLSTDAFRVYTNKDVRGVELGGALKNIIAIAAGISDGLGFGTNARAALITRGLAEMSRLGVAMGAQAQTFMGLAGMGDLVLTCTGDLSRNRQVGLKLAEGNKLLDILGQMKMVAEGVKTTESVHALGRQHKVDMPITEQVYQVLYEDKNPRQAVQELMQRELKSEQ; encoded by the coding sequence ATGCAAACAGCGGTATTCGGCGGCGGCAGTTGGGGCACGACCCTGGCCAACCTCTTGGCGCACAAGCATGGCTCGGCCCGTCTCTGGGTCCGGGAAAAGGAACTGGCCTCCTTGATCCGCGCCAAGCGCCGCAACCCCTGGTATCTCCCCGACCTGGAACTCGCTCCCGGCCTCACCGCCAGTGACGACTTCGCCCAGGTCACGGATGGCGCGGACTTCTTTCTTTTCGTCGTCCCCAGTCAGTTTTACGGCGGGGTGCTCAAGACCGTGCGCGAGTTCCTCCCTAAAAAGCCGATGATCATCTCCGCCAGCAAAGGCATCGCCCTGGAAACCCTGCGGACCATGTCCGAGGTGACGGAGGATGCCCTTATCGGCCTCAAGCCCGTTTTCGCCATGCTCTCCGGCCCTTCCTTCGCCAAGGAGGTGAGCAAGGGCATGCCCACGGCGGTCACCCTGGGATGCAAGGACAAGGCCGCGGCCAAATCCATCCAGGACCTCCTCTCTACTGACGCCTTCCGTGTCTACACCAACAAGGACGTTCGTGGCGTGGAACTGGGCGGGGCACTGAAAAACATCATCGCCATCGCCGCCGGGATATCCGACGGCCTCGGCTTCGGCACCAACGCACGGGCGGCCCTGATCACCCGTGGTCTGGCCGAGATGTCCCGACTGGGCGTGGCCATGGGTGCTCAGGCCCAGACATTCATGGGGCTTGCCGGCATGGGGGACTTGGTCTTGACCTGCACCGGAGACCTGTCCCGCAATCGCCAGGTCGGCCTGAAACTGGCCGAGGGCAACAAACTTTTAGACATCCTCGGACAGATGAAAATGGTGGCCGAAGGCGTCAAGACCACGGAATCGGTGCACGCCCTGGGCCGCCAGCATAAGGTAGATATGCCCATTACCGAACAAGTGTACCAGGTTCTTTACGAGGACAAAAACCCGCGACAGGCCGTGCAGGAATTGATGCAACGGGAACTGAAAAGCGAGCAATAA
- a CDS encoding lytic transglycosylase domain-containing protein, with protein MTLKIRHGIGYAALCSCLLTWTALIAAASPAADTLGEPKQVTLPMTIDYSLLNAMIRNTFLEGGAVAGVDPEKTRKTLYYEQDGCQGVVVSAPRFREEGGVLLMETQVHLRYGRSMGRYCVLPLSFDGVLVMHQRPSVSPEDWTLRFRPFKSEMRTLDGQPARLASLAWRLVEDYVLGALADVSVNLGPPKQQLQDFLPLMLADADRPQVLEMLNGLRPKDVQIQAQGLRLENVMTIFDELYQPEPEWLEPYLSHEELEQFIVAWEVWDAFLVHLITTLATRQLTDDEQMLLLDVLLRMRHEFAYHLEDPVGQADLVRIQFVEAWTWLGPLFRGQLLDADNESLLGYLAFFSASDALLALDKLGPTLGLEISRDGLIRLAWLLDEQETLLEYGPKLLPELRRVLGLDLGLDRELERGLERGLDNEDSGRESTPPGSPWSRSLKFLQDHLAAFFIGTAQAEFPPAELEVDLAHWVFQGRDLGTYMDRVTGLLRDRAEEVLDKTERPAGHHDFFHDMVLAAAWQESCFRQFTTSGDRIMYIRSYNNTSVGIMQINERVWRGLYDQTRLRWDIAYNSQVGAEILDLYHSKYAHPRMRKEPDKDWNADLWAGMLYAMYNGGPGQLDRFLTRAQENNLFRSDRLFREKWNWVRQDALDKISVCLIGR; from the coding sequence ATGACGCTGAAAATTCGCCATGGAATCGGATATGCGGCCCTCTGTAGTTGCCTGCTGACCTGGACGGCGTTGATCGCCGCCGCCTCTCCGGCCGCCGACACCTTGGGCGAGCCCAAACAGGTCACCCTGCCCATGACCATCGACTATTCGCTGCTCAACGCCATGATCCGGAACACGTTTCTGGAAGGAGGAGCCGTCGCGGGGGTGGATCCGGAGAAAACGCGCAAGACCTTGTATTACGAGCAGGACGGCTGCCAGGGCGTCGTTGTTTCCGCTCCGCGCTTCCGGGAGGAAGGCGGTGTGTTGCTCATGGAAACGCAGGTCCATCTGCGCTACGGACGGAGCATGGGCAGGTATTGCGTCCTGCCGCTGAGTTTCGACGGGGTGCTGGTCATGCATCAACGCCCCTCGGTCTCTCCCGAGGACTGGACCCTGCGTTTCAGGCCGTTCAAATCCGAAATGCGCACCCTGGACGGCCAACCGGCCCGCCTGGCCTCCTTGGCATGGCGTTTGGTGGAGGACTACGTCCTGGGGGCATTGGCCGACGTCTCGGTGAACCTGGGACCGCCCAAACAGCAGTTACAAGACTTCCTTCCGCTGATGCTGGCGGACGCGGATCGGCCGCAAGTCCTTGAGATGCTGAACGGACTTCGTCCGAAAGACGTACAGATCCAGGCTCAAGGATTGCGCCTGGAAAATGTGATGACGATTTTCGACGAACTGTACCAGCCCGAACCGGAATGGCTGGAGCCATATCTGTCCCACGAGGAACTGGAGCAATTCATAGTCGCCTGGGAAGTCTGGGACGCTTTCCTGGTACATCTGATTACGACCCTGGCGACCAGACAGCTTACGGACGACGAGCAAATGCTTCTGCTGGACGTTTTGCTGCGCATGCGCCATGAGTTCGCCTATCATCTCGAGGATCCCGTGGGCCAGGCCGACTTGGTCCGCATCCAGTTCGTGGAGGCCTGGACCTGGCTCGGGCCGCTGTTTCGCGGCCAACTTCTGGATGCCGACAACGAATCCCTGCTGGGCTATCTGGCCTTTTTTTCGGCTTCCGACGCTCTCTTGGCCCTGGACAAGCTGGGTCCGACCCTGGGGCTGGAGATCAGCCGGGACGGGCTGATCCGTCTGGCCTGGCTGCTGGACGAGCAGGAGACCCTTTTGGAGTATGGACCGAAATTGCTTCCGGAGTTGCGCCGCGTTTTAGGGTTGGACTTGGGGTTGGACAGGGAGCTGGAAAGGGGACTGGAAAGGGGGCTGGACAACGAGGACTCCGGAAGGGAATCGACGCCGCCGGGTTCTCCGTGGTCCCGGAGCCTGAAATTTCTCCAGGACCATCTCGCGGCGTTTTTCATAGGTACAGCCCAGGCCGAGTTCCCCCCGGCCGAACTGGAGGTCGATCTTGCCCATTGGGTTTTCCAGGGGCGAGACCTGGGAACGTACATGGACCGAGTGACCGGGTTACTCCGGGACCGGGCCGAAGAGGTCTTGGACAAAACCGAACGTCCCGCCGGACACCACGACTTCTTCCACGACATGGTCCTGGCCGCGGCCTGGCAGGAAAGCTGTTTCCGACAGTTCACGACATCCGGGGACCGAATCATGTACATCCGGTCCTACAACAATACCTCGGTGGGGATCATGCAGATCAACGAACGAGTCTGGCGCGGCCTCTACGACCAGACCCGTTTGCGCTGGGACATCGCCTACAACTCCCAGGTCGGGGCCGAAATCCTGGACCTCTACCACTCCAAATACGCCCACCCCAGGATGCGCAAGGAGCCCGACAAAGATTGGAACGCAGACTTGTGGGCCGGGATGCTCTACGCCATGTACAACGGAGGACCTGGACAGCTGGACCGTTTTCTGACCCGCGCCCAGGAGAACAATCTGTTTCGCAGCGACCGCCTGTTCAGGGAAAAATGGAACTGGGTTCGCCAAGACGCCCTGGACAAGATTTCCGTTTGCCTCATTGGCCGCTAA
- a CDS encoding glycosyltransferase family 9 protein, whose protein sequence is MSAKPILILQMQRMGDLILSFPLFLWLQREHPGHPIWVVGEPRFYEALLPVSPAATYFPWTATEQVRRTAFALCVNLSHERAAATLAGEVRAERRVGPVQSTDGVRRIHGPWHLYRAGLVHANRHNRFHWADLNALDCVPLSRIAATRWPEPRTCLGDRRRIGLFLGASEPAKRPTPRFWADLARELLHRDLRPILLGGPAERDVAAKVQKQTGHNVLNLADRLTLARFVDLGQSLELLVTPDTGPMHLAAWTGLRVLNLSLGPVNPWETGPYQPGHHVLQARISCVGCWGCTHPRHPGAHHETRHATHRCHDHFLPRRVAQLVHALADPDGRGQARPRTADGNLFLSAKTPQGLYHLNRLLPENATRSSRNMLDEFWSMFWGSSFGLWERDKPLAAWTDLTRAFPDLAETFVHFLFGFHRKLRRARDETFWSQGPPMLRPLYSQAHLILQNDDFSWKSERQILTMTEELLRIVAGEKNL, encoded by the coding sequence ATGTCCGCGAAGCCGATCCTCATTCTCCAGATGCAGCGGATGGGGGATCTGATCCTGTCCTTCCCCCTGTTCTTGTGGTTGCAACGGGAGCATCCGGGCCATCCGATCTGGGTGGTGGGCGAGCCGCGTTTCTACGAGGCCTTGTTGCCCGTCAGTCCGGCGGCCACCTACTTCCCCTGGACCGCGACCGAGCAGGTACGCCGGACCGCCTTCGCCCTGTGCGTCAACCTCAGCCACGAGCGGGCCGCGGCGACCCTGGCCGGCGAGGTCCGGGCCGAACGCCGCGTCGGTCCGGTGCAGTCCACCGACGGCGTACGCCGTATTCATGGCCCATGGCACCTCTACCGGGCCGGACTGGTCCACGCCAACCGCCACAACCGCTTCCATTGGGCCGACCTGAACGCCCTGGACTGCGTTCCCCTGTCCCGGATCGCCGCCACCCGCTGGCCCGAACCCCGGACCTGTCTGGGAGACCGACGCCGTATAGGTCTGTTCCTGGGAGCCAGCGAACCGGCCAAAAGGCCGACCCCACGCTTCTGGGCCGACCTGGCTCGGGAACTGCTGCACCGGGATCTGCGACCGATCCTCTTGGGCGGGCCCGCTGAACGGGACGTGGCCGCGAAGGTCCAAAAACAGACCGGTCATAATGTCCTCAACCTGGCCGACCGCCTGACCCTGGCCCGGTTCGTCGACCTCGGCCAGAGCCTGGAACTGCTGGTCACGCCGGACACCGGCCCGATGCATCTGGCCGCCTGGACCGGCCTGCGGGTCCTCAACCTGTCCCTGGGCCCGGTCAATCCCTGGGAAACCGGCCCTTACCAGCCCGGCCACCATGTACTACAAGCCCGGATCAGTTGCGTGGGCTGCTGGGGCTGCACCCACCCCAGGCATCCGGGGGCGCATCATGAAACCCGCCACGCAACCCATAGGTGCCACGACCATTTCCTGCCCCGCCGCGTGGCTCAACTGGTCCATGCCCTGGCCGATCCTGACGGCCGGGGCCAAGCCAGGCCGAGAACGGCGGACGGCAACCTGTTCTTGTCCGCCAAAACGCCCCAAGGCTTGTACCACCTCAACCGCCTGCTCCCGGAAAACGCCACGCGGTCGTCCCGGAACATGCTGGACGAATTCTGGTCGATGTTCTGGGGCAGTTCCTTCGGTCTGTGGGAACGGGACAAGCCCCTGGCGGCCTGGACCGACCTGACCCGCGCCTTCCCTGACCTGGCCGAAACCTTTGTCCATTTCCTGTTCGGCTTTCACCGCAAACTGCGCCGGGCCAGGGACGAGACGTTTTGGTCCCAAGGCCCGCCAATGCTGCGTCCGCTTTACAGCCAGGCCCACTTGATCTTGCAAAACGACGATTTTTCATGGAAAAGTGAACGGCAAATCCTGACCATGACCGAGGAACTGCTCCGGATCGTGGCAGGGGAGAAAAACCTATGA